A DNA window from Mastomys coucha isolate ucsf_1 unplaced genomic scaffold, UCSF_Mcou_1 pScaffold21, whole genome shotgun sequence contains the following coding sequences:
- the Phrf1 gene encoding PHD and RING finger domain-containing protein 1 isoform X1, producing the protein MDDDNLDELVAHSPGPDGPPQIASSELASDAEESSNGQSGDSEDDTGSEQDDDTDGEETEGLSEEEDPEDRSGSEDSEDGVEMATAAMETQGKLEASSAPNSDDDAESCPICLNAFRDQAVGTPETCAHYFCLDCIIEWSRNANSCPVDRTIFKCICIRAQFNGKILKKIPVENTRACEAEEEDPTFCEVCGRSDREDRLLLCDGCDAGYHMECLDPPLQEVPVDEWFCPECAVPGVDPTHDAAPVSDEEVSLLLADVVPTTSRLRPRVGRTRAIARTRQSERVRATVNRNRISSARRVQHVPRYLMSSLLDETIEAVATGLSTAVYQRPLTPRVPAKRKRKAGRRKKVLGRKKTRSKSSVKSKSGGTRAKKRQRRVRKTKGRKLKNEITARSRIARTLGLRRPVRGTSMPSVYKPVDPSLGLMRADIGAASLSLFGDPYELDPFDSNEEQSADPPSPLSAKRRVLSRSALQSHQPVARPVAMGLSRRQLPAVAPEPSVEEAPVPDLLGSILSGQSLLMMSSADVVIHRDGSLSAKRAAPVSLQRNSVTQSREESRHRDNLQPGALPSESVSSGLMGVRRPNSGLSCGDRTALRCLPAHMGQTPVRSDSSLTPRSGLSGNLSDESKPSWKHSTSPRLNGSNVRVGSASTEIVTHSSFPSKNIAPGHPQRTGPRRPDFSKLPRIPKIHRDGNNSTQDQAPASGQIVELPSTCISRLTGREGPGQPGRGRVDSEPSSRGPQETGSHTSGSRPPAPSSHGSLTPLGPSRGKGIGSSFESFRINIPGNTAQCSQLSSPGFCNTFRPVDSKVQRKENPSPLFSIKKPKQLKSEIYDPFDPTGSDSSPPSSSPESIGPGLLPSEITRTISINSPKAPAFQTVRCVTSYRVENVFGTEMEEPEPQPPSEPVSGMLELLSKGPAEGASDLEQEGLGVIKPTEIQGSTARTQRPSPADPWDDEDEVSCTPFFGSEERTVTCVTVEEPGVPPSPDAPQLTTHRIVEFKASSRSRSSSSSRSRKKMKKKKVARERQRTRSSTRSGSRDRTSRSVSPVAEEHTKRHRAKTKSRRSSSDRASSQDRAKRRKDRDDRDREHRRGPWGHGRCWKKSRSRSGSPGSSSCERHESRRRKRRHSGSRSHGRDCSPHSSLERDRRHKHRERSRERMDKKESLTRSRERRRWRSRSPSLEHRPRRPRSREKRPHSPEKKGAVREVSPVPAPQGESRQDGDHSAKPPVSAVSDLPEVVSDLPEVVVADLNPPAVPPVLAEPVACVPEDLDYGDSVEAGHVFEDFSNEAIFIQLDDMSSPPSPESTDSSPERNFPPNPILPPVSLPQDSTLPTIQREVLPIHSEDISKSAPQALALSDQCLLRQDTVETTATTPSTPAVVPMGKGSPLLSGRECEVVRPKDAVAQAPLLRSRTLVKRVTWNLQEAEHSTPALDRDPRTPLQRPQRPQEGGWDAEDRALIGFQQAPFSELPPPIHVLQESGLPDADPSQPPGAPRAEGLPAVGTLHSAGGILAQVYSPNMPPPLAQPSSILPYALVSQPSVQLILQGTLPLAGCGTVQSLAPVPSMPATASEVAVPTTNNSEERIDTPKTAAEKTKKEEYMKKLHMQERAVEEVKLAIKPFYQKREVTKEEYKDILRKAVQKICHSKSGEINPVKVANLVKAYVDKYRHMRRHKKTEAGEEPPTQGAET; encoded by the exons ATGGATGATGACAATTTGGATGAGCTTGTGGCTCACAGCCCTGGGCCAGATGGACCCCCACAAATCGCCTCCTCAGAACTAGCCAGTGATGCTG AAGAAAGCAGCAATGGCCAAAGTGGAGACTCTGAAGATGATacaggcagtgagcaggatgatGACACAGATGGGGAAGAAACAGAGGGGCTGTCTGAAGAGGAAGACCCAGAGGATAGATCTG GTTCTGAAGACTCAGAAGATGGAGTAGAAATGGCAACGGCAGCAATGGAGACTCAAGGGAAGCTCGAAGCTAGCAGTGCACCCAATTCTGATGATGATGCAGAGAGCTGCCCCATTTGCCTCAATGCATTTAGAGACCAGGCTGTGGGCACCCCAGAGACCTGTGCCCATTATTTTTGCCTGGACTGCATCATCGAGTGGTCCAGG AATGCCAACTCCTGTCCCGTTGATCGaacaatatttaaatgtatttgtattCGAGCCCAGTTTAATGGTAAAATCTTAAAGAAG ATTCCAGTAGAAAACACTAGAGCTTgtgaggctgaggaagaagacCCGACCTTTTGTGAGGTGTGTGGCAGGAGTGATCGTGAGGACCGGCTCCTACTGTGTGATGGCTGCGATGCCGG GTACCACATGGAATGTTTGGACCCTCCTCTCCAGGAGGTGCCTGTGGATGAATGGTTCTGCCCAGAGTGTGCAGTCCCTGGTGTTGATCCCACTCATG ATGCAGCTCCTGTGAGCGATGAGGAGGTCTCCTTGCTACTGGCTGATGTAGTGCCTACTACCAGTAGGCTTCGGCCTCGAGTAGGCAGGACCCGGGCCATCGCTAGGACACggcagagtgagagagtgagggcAACTGTGAACCGAAACCGGATCTCCTCTGCCAGAAGAGTCCAG CATGTGCCAAGGTACCTCATGTCTTCTCTGCTGGATGAAACTATTGAGGCTGTCGCCACTGGGCTGAGCACTGCTGTATACCAGCGTCCCTTGACACCTCGTGTCCCTGCAAAACGGAAAAGGAAGGCAG GGAGACGAAAGAAAGTGCTGGGAAGAAAGAAGACCCGGTCCAAGTCATCTGTGAAAAGTAAGAGTGGGGGTACGAGAGCCAAGAAACGGCAGCGCCGTGTGAGGAAGACAAAAGGGAGGAAGCTGAAG AATGAAATCACAGCTCGTTCTCGAATTGCACGAACACTAGGCCTCCGCAGGCCTGTGCGTGGCACCAGCATGCCATCAGTGTACAAGCCAGTGGACCCCTCTCTTGGGTTGATGAGGGCAGATATTGGAGCAGCTTCTCTGTCGCTCTTTGGAGATCCCTATGAGCTGGACCCTTTTGACAG CAATGAAGAGCAGTCTGCAGATCCACCTTCCCCTCTGAGTGCCAAGAGGAGAGTGCTGTCCCGCTCAGCTCTGCAGTCTCACCAGCCTGTGGCCAGACCTGTCGCCATGGGGCTCTCTAG GAGGCAGCTCCCTGCTGTGGCCCCAGAGCCCAGTGTGGAGGAGGCCCCCGTTCCTGACCTGTTGGGGAGCATCCTGTCTGGCCAGAGCCTCCTGATGATGAGCAGTGCTGATGTTGTCATACACCGGGATGGCTCTCTCAGCGCCAAGAGGGCAG CTCCTGTTTCTCTTCAGCGAAATTCTGTGACTCAATCCAGAGAAGAGTCCAGGCACAGAGACAACCTGCAGCCTGGGGCACTACCCTCAGAGAGCGTATCCAGTGGACTCATGGGAGTCAGACGGCCAAACTCAGGGCTGAGCTGTGGGGACAGAACAGCTCTTCGCTGTCTCCCTGCCCACATGGGGCAGACACCTGTGAGGTCAGACTCATCACTGACCCCTCGTTCAGGTCTGTCTGGGAACCTTTCAGATGAGAGCAAGCCCAGCTGGAAACACAGTACCAGCCCCCGACTCAATGGCTCCAATGTACGGGTTGGTTCTGCTTCAACTGAGATCGTGACTCATTCTAGCTTTCCATCTAAAAATATAGCTCCTGGGCATCCTCAGAGAACAGGTCCCAGGAGACCTGATTTCTCTAAACTACCCAGGATACCAAAGATCCATAGAGATGGCAATAATAGCACGCAGGACCAGGCCCCAGCCAGTGGCCAGATTGTGGAGCTCCCCAGCACTTGCATCAGCCGCCTGACTGGCAGGGAAGGCCCTGGGCAGCCAGGGCGAGGCCGAGTTGACAGTGAGCCCAGCAGCAGGGGTCCCCAGGAGACTGGCTCACACACAAGTGGTTCTCGACCTCCTGCACCCAGCTCCCATGGCAGCCTAACCCCTCTAGGGCCCTCAAGAGGAAAGGGCATTGGGTCAAGCTTTGAAAGCTTCAGGATCAACATCCCTGGGAACACGGCACAGTGCAGCCAGCTGTCCAGCCCTGGATTCTGTAACACATTCCGGCCAGTAGATAGCAAGGTGCAGAGGAAGGAGAACCCTTCACCCCTCTTCTCCATCAAGAAGCCGAAACAACTCAAAAGTGAAATCTATGACCCCTTTGACCCCACTGGCTCGGACTCTAGCCCTCCTAGCAGCAGCCCAGAGAGTATTGGTCCAGGCCTCCTGCCTTCTGAGATCACAAGAACTATCTCCATCAACAGCCCAAAGGCCCCAGCCTTCCAGACTGTGCGCTGTGTTACCTCCTACAGGGTAGAAAATGTCTTTGGGACTGAGATGGAAGAACCTGAGCCCCAGCCCCCTAGTGAGCCTGTATCTGGCATGCTGGAGTTACTCAGCAAGGGACCTGCTGAGGGAGCCTCTGATTTGGAGCAAGAAGGACTAGGAGTAATAAAGCCTACAGAGATTCAGGGCTCCACAGCCCGAACACAGAGGCCATCTCCAGCAGACCCTTGGGATGATGAGGATGAAGTGTCCTGTACACCCTTTTTTGGCTCTGAGGAACGGACAGTGACATGTGTGACTGTTGAGGAGCCAGGTGTTCCACCAAGCCCAGATGCTCCACAGTTAACCACCCACAGAATTGTGGAGTTCAAGGCTTCATCCCGTTCCCGCTCCTCTTCCAGCTCCCgaagcaggaagaaaatgaagaagaagaaggttgCCAGAGAGCGCCAGCGGACACGCTCCAGCACTCGCTCTGGCTCCAGGGACAGGACTTCACGCTCAGTATCTCCAGTTGCTGAGGAACACACCAAGAGGCACAGAGCCAAGACTAAGAGCCGGAGGTCTTCCAGTGACCGAGCCAGCAGCCAGGACAGAgcaaagaggaggaaggacagagatgacagagacaggGAACATAGGCGGGGTCCTTGGGGTCATGGCAGGTGCTGGAAGAAGTCCAGGTCCCGCTCAGGTAGTCCTGGCAGTTCTTCCTGTGAGCGCCATGAGAGTAGGAGACGGAAGAGGCGGCATTCGGGGTCCAGGTCTCATGGCAGGGACTGCTCACCGCACAGCAGCCTGGAGAGGGATCGGAGACATAAACATCGGGAGAGGAGCCGAGAGCGGATGGACAAGAAGGAGAGTTTGACCCGGTCCcgggagaggaggaggtggcgGTCTCGGTCACCCAGCTTGGAACATAGGCCACGAAGGCCACGTTCCCGTGAGAAGCGTCCCCATTCCCCAGAGAAGAAAGGGGCTGTGAGGGAGGTTTCCCCAGTCCCTGCTCCACAGGGGGAGTCAAGGCAGGATGGAGACCACTCTGCCAAGCCTCCAGTCTCAGCAGTAAGTGACCTGCCAGAGGTGGTAAGTGACCTGCCAGAGGTGGTTGTGGCTGACCTGAACCCTCCAGCAGTCCCCCCTGTCCTGGCAGAGCCAGTTGCTTGTGTGCCTGAGGACCTGGACTACGGTGATTCTGTGGAGGCAGGCCACGTCTTTGAGGATTTTTCAAATGAAGCCATCTTCATCCAGCTCGATGACATGAGCTCACCTCCTTCCCCTGAGAGTACAGACTCCTCCCCTGAGAGAAACTTCCCACCAAATCCCATACTACCCCCAGTCAGCCTTCCACAAGACAGTACTTTACCTACCATCCAAAGGGAGGTGTTACCGATTCACAGTGAAGATATCTCAAAGTCTGCACCCCAGGCATTGGCTCTGTCAGACCAGTGCCTGCTTAGGCAGGACACTGTAGAAACCACCGCTACAACTCCTAGCACCCCAGCTGTGGTGCCCATGGGAAAAGGCAGTCCGTTGCTGagtgggagagaatgtgaagTAGTCAGGCCCAAGGATGCTGTGGCCCAGGCCCCGCTACTGCGATCCAGAACCCTGGTGAAAAGAGTCACCTGGAACCTGCAGGAAGCAGAGCACAGCACCCCAGCCCTGGACAGAGATCCAA GGACACCACTTCAGAGGCCCCAGAGGCCCCAGGAAGGAGGCTGGGATGCAGAGGACAGGGCCCTCATAGGATTTCAGCAGGCACCATTCTCCGAGCTGCCCCCTCCCATCCACGTGCTCCAGGAGTCTGGGTTACCTGATGCAGATCCCTCTCAG CCCCCTGGTGCTCCCAGAGCAGAAGGGCTTCCAGCTGTTGGGACTCTACACTCAGCAGGGGGTATTCTTGCCCAGGTTTATAGCCCTAACatgccaccacccctggctcaGCCTTCAAGCATCCTGCCCTATGCACTGGTCAGCCAGCCCTCAGTCCAGTTGATCCTACAGGGGACCCTTCCCCTAGCAGGCTGCGGTACAGTACAGAGCCTGGCCCCAGTGCCCTCTATGCCAGCTACAGCCTCAGAGGTAGCTGTTCCAACCACCAACAACTCAGAAGAAAGGATTGATACTCCCAAAACAGCTGCTGAGAAGACCAAAAAGGAGGAG TACATGAAGAAGCTGCACATGCAAGAACGGGCTGTGGAGGAGGTGAAGCTGGCCATTAAACCCTTCTACCAGAAGAGAGAAGTGACCAAGGAGGAATACAAGGACATACTGCGCAAAGCCGTGCAGAAG ATCTGCCACAGCAAGAGTGGCGAAATCAACCCTGTAAAGGTGGCCAACCTGGTGAAGGCCTATGTGGACAAATACAGGCATATGCGCAGGCACAAGAAGACTGAAGCTGGAGAGGAGCCACCCACACAGGGTGCTGAGACCTGA
- the Phrf1 gene encoding PHD and RING finger domain-containing protein 1 isoform X2: protein MDDDNLDELVAHSPGPDGPPQIASSELASDAESSNGQSGDSEDDTGSEQDDDTDGEETEGLSEEEDPEDRSGSEDSEDGVEMATAAMETQGKLEASSAPNSDDDAESCPICLNAFRDQAVGTPETCAHYFCLDCIIEWSRNANSCPVDRTIFKCICIRAQFNGKILKKIPVENTRACEAEEEDPTFCEVCGRSDREDRLLLCDGCDAGYHMECLDPPLQEVPVDEWFCPECAVPGVDPTHDAAPVSDEEVSLLLADVVPTTSRLRPRVGRTRAIARTRQSERVRATVNRNRISSARRVQHVPRYLMSSLLDETIEAVATGLSTAVYQRPLTPRVPAKRKRKAGRRKKVLGRKKTRSKSSVKSKSGGTRAKKRQRRVRKTKGRKLKNEITARSRIARTLGLRRPVRGTSMPSVYKPVDPSLGLMRADIGAASLSLFGDPYELDPFDSNEEQSADPPSPLSAKRRVLSRSALQSHQPVARPVAMGLSRRQLPAVAPEPSVEEAPVPDLLGSILSGQSLLMMSSADVVIHRDGSLSAKRAAPVSLQRNSVTQSREESRHRDNLQPGALPSESVSSGLMGVRRPNSGLSCGDRTALRCLPAHMGQTPVRSDSSLTPRSGLSGNLSDESKPSWKHSTSPRLNGSNVRVGSASTEIVTHSSFPSKNIAPGHPQRTGPRRPDFSKLPRIPKIHRDGNNSTQDQAPASGQIVELPSTCISRLTGREGPGQPGRGRVDSEPSSRGPQETGSHTSGSRPPAPSSHGSLTPLGPSRGKGIGSSFESFRINIPGNTAQCSQLSSPGFCNTFRPVDSKVQRKENPSPLFSIKKPKQLKSEIYDPFDPTGSDSSPPSSSPESIGPGLLPSEITRTISINSPKAPAFQTVRCVTSYRVENVFGTEMEEPEPQPPSEPVSGMLELLSKGPAEGASDLEQEGLGVIKPTEIQGSTARTQRPSPADPWDDEDEVSCTPFFGSEERTVTCVTVEEPGVPPSPDAPQLTTHRIVEFKASSRSRSSSSSRSRKKMKKKKVARERQRTRSSTRSGSRDRTSRSVSPVAEEHTKRHRAKTKSRRSSSDRASSQDRAKRRKDRDDRDREHRRGPWGHGRCWKKSRSRSGSPGSSSCERHESRRRKRRHSGSRSHGRDCSPHSSLERDRRHKHRERSRERMDKKESLTRSRERRRWRSRSPSLEHRPRRPRSREKRPHSPEKKGAVREVSPVPAPQGESRQDGDHSAKPPVSAVSDLPEVVSDLPEVVVADLNPPAVPPVLAEPVACVPEDLDYGDSVEAGHVFEDFSNEAIFIQLDDMSSPPSPESTDSSPERNFPPNPILPPVSLPQDSTLPTIQREVLPIHSEDISKSAPQALALSDQCLLRQDTVETTATTPSTPAVVPMGKGSPLLSGRECEVVRPKDAVAQAPLLRSRTLVKRVTWNLQEAEHSTPALDRDPRTPLQRPQRPQEGGWDAEDRALIGFQQAPFSELPPPIHVLQESGLPDADPSQPPGAPRAEGLPAVGTLHSAGGILAQVYSPNMPPPLAQPSSILPYALVSQPSVQLILQGTLPLAGCGTVQSLAPVPSMPATASEVAVPTTNNSEERIDTPKTAAEKTKKEEYMKKLHMQERAVEEVKLAIKPFYQKREVTKEEYKDILRKAVQKICHSKSGEINPVKVANLVKAYVDKYRHMRRHKKTEAGEEPPTQGAET, encoded by the exons ATGGATGATGACAATTTGGATGAGCTTGTGGCTCACAGCCCTGGGCCAGATGGACCCCCACAAATCGCCTCCTCAGAACTAGCCAGTGATGCTG AAAGCAGCAATGGCCAAAGTGGAGACTCTGAAGATGATacaggcagtgagcaggatgatGACACAGATGGGGAAGAAACAGAGGGGCTGTCTGAAGAGGAAGACCCAGAGGATAGATCTG GTTCTGAAGACTCAGAAGATGGAGTAGAAATGGCAACGGCAGCAATGGAGACTCAAGGGAAGCTCGAAGCTAGCAGTGCACCCAATTCTGATGATGATGCAGAGAGCTGCCCCATTTGCCTCAATGCATTTAGAGACCAGGCTGTGGGCACCCCAGAGACCTGTGCCCATTATTTTTGCCTGGACTGCATCATCGAGTGGTCCAGG AATGCCAACTCCTGTCCCGTTGATCGaacaatatttaaatgtatttgtattCGAGCCCAGTTTAATGGTAAAATCTTAAAGAAG ATTCCAGTAGAAAACACTAGAGCTTgtgaggctgaggaagaagacCCGACCTTTTGTGAGGTGTGTGGCAGGAGTGATCGTGAGGACCGGCTCCTACTGTGTGATGGCTGCGATGCCGG GTACCACATGGAATGTTTGGACCCTCCTCTCCAGGAGGTGCCTGTGGATGAATGGTTCTGCCCAGAGTGTGCAGTCCCTGGTGTTGATCCCACTCATG ATGCAGCTCCTGTGAGCGATGAGGAGGTCTCCTTGCTACTGGCTGATGTAGTGCCTACTACCAGTAGGCTTCGGCCTCGAGTAGGCAGGACCCGGGCCATCGCTAGGACACggcagagtgagagagtgagggcAACTGTGAACCGAAACCGGATCTCCTCTGCCAGAAGAGTCCAG CATGTGCCAAGGTACCTCATGTCTTCTCTGCTGGATGAAACTATTGAGGCTGTCGCCACTGGGCTGAGCACTGCTGTATACCAGCGTCCCTTGACACCTCGTGTCCCTGCAAAACGGAAAAGGAAGGCAG GGAGACGAAAGAAAGTGCTGGGAAGAAAGAAGACCCGGTCCAAGTCATCTGTGAAAAGTAAGAGTGGGGGTACGAGAGCCAAGAAACGGCAGCGCCGTGTGAGGAAGACAAAAGGGAGGAAGCTGAAG AATGAAATCACAGCTCGTTCTCGAATTGCACGAACACTAGGCCTCCGCAGGCCTGTGCGTGGCACCAGCATGCCATCAGTGTACAAGCCAGTGGACCCCTCTCTTGGGTTGATGAGGGCAGATATTGGAGCAGCTTCTCTGTCGCTCTTTGGAGATCCCTATGAGCTGGACCCTTTTGACAG CAATGAAGAGCAGTCTGCAGATCCACCTTCCCCTCTGAGTGCCAAGAGGAGAGTGCTGTCCCGCTCAGCTCTGCAGTCTCACCAGCCTGTGGCCAGACCTGTCGCCATGGGGCTCTCTAG GAGGCAGCTCCCTGCTGTGGCCCCAGAGCCCAGTGTGGAGGAGGCCCCCGTTCCTGACCTGTTGGGGAGCATCCTGTCTGGCCAGAGCCTCCTGATGATGAGCAGTGCTGATGTTGTCATACACCGGGATGGCTCTCTCAGCGCCAAGAGGGCAG CTCCTGTTTCTCTTCAGCGAAATTCTGTGACTCAATCCAGAGAAGAGTCCAGGCACAGAGACAACCTGCAGCCTGGGGCACTACCCTCAGAGAGCGTATCCAGTGGACTCATGGGAGTCAGACGGCCAAACTCAGGGCTGAGCTGTGGGGACAGAACAGCTCTTCGCTGTCTCCCTGCCCACATGGGGCAGACACCTGTGAGGTCAGACTCATCACTGACCCCTCGTTCAGGTCTGTCTGGGAACCTTTCAGATGAGAGCAAGCCCAGCTGGAAACACAGTACCAGCCCCCGACTCAATGGCTCCAATGTACGGGTTGGTTCTGCTTCAACTGAGATCGTGACTCATTCTAGCTTTCCATCTAAAAATATAGCTCCTGGGCATCCTCAGAGAACAGGTCCCAGGAGACCTGATTTCTCTAAACTACCCAGGATACCAAAGATCCATAGAGATGGCAATAATAGCACGCAGGACCAGGCCCCAGCCAGTGGCCAGATTGTGGAGCTCCCCAGCACTTGCATCAGCCGCCTGACTGGCAGGGAAGGCCCTGGGCAGCCAGGGCGAGGCCGAGTTGACAGTGAGCCCAGCAGCAGGGGTCCCCAGGAGACTGGCTCACACACAAGTGGTTCTCGACCTCCTGCACCCAGCTCCCATGGCAGCCTAACCCCTCTAGGGCCCTCAAGAGGAAAGGGCATTGGGTCAAGCTTTGAAAGCTTCAGGATCAACATCCCTGGGAACACGGCACAGTGCAGCCAGCTGTCCAGCCCTGGATTCTGTAACACATTCCGGCCAGTAGATAGCAAGGTGCAGAGGAAGGAGAACCCTTCACCCCTCTTCTCCATCAAGAAGCCGAAACAACTCAAAAGTGAAATCTATGACCCCTTTGACCCCACTGGCTCGGACTCTAGCCCTCCTAGCAGCAGCCCAGAGAGTATTGGTCCAGGCCTCCTGCCTTCTGAGATCACAAGAACTATCTCCATCAACAGCCCAAAGGCCCCAGCCTTCCAGACTGTGCGCTGTGTTACCTCCTACAGGGTAGAAAATGTCTTTGGGACTGAGATGGAAGAACCTGAGCCCCAGCCCCCTAGTGAGCCTGTATCTGGCATGCTGGAGTTACTCAGCAAGGGACCTGCTGAGGGAGCCTCTGATTTGGAGCAAGAAGGACTAGGAGTAATAAAGCCTACAGAGATTCAGGGCTCCACAGCCCGAACACAGAGGCCATCTCCAGCAGACCCTTGGGATGATGAGGATGAAGTGTCCTGTACACCCTTTTTTGGCTCTGAGGAACGGACAGTGACATGTGTGACTGTTGAGGAGCCAGGTGTTCCACCAAGCCCAGATGCTCCACAGTTAACCACCCACAGAATTGTGGAGTTCAAGGCTTCATCCCGTTCCCGCTCCTCTTCCAGCTCCCgaagcaggaagaaaatgaagaagaagaaggttgCCAGAGAGCGCCAGCGGACACGCTCCAGCACTCGCTCTGGCTCCAGGGACAGGACTTCACGCTCAGTATCTCCAGTTGCTGAGGAACACACCAAGAGGCACAGAGCCAAGACTAAGAGCCGGAGGTCTTCCAGTGACCGAGCCAGCAGCCAGGACAGAgcaaagaggaggaaggacagagatgacagagacaggGAACATAGGCGGGGTCCTTGGGGTCATGGCAGGTGCTGGAAGAAGTCCAGGTCCCGCTCAGGTAGTCCTGGCAGTTCTTCCTGTGAGCGCCATGAGAGTAGGAGACGGAAGAGGCGGCATTCGGGGTCCAGGTCTCATGGCAGGGACTGCTCACCGCACAGCAGCCTGGAGAGGGATCGGAGACATAAACATCGGGAGAGGAGCCGAGAGCGGATGGACAAGAAGGAGAGTTTGACCCGGTCCcgggagaggaggaggtggcgGTCTCGGTCACCCAGCTTGGAACATAGGCCACGAAGGCCACGTTCCCGTGAGAAGCGTCCCCATTCCCCAGAGAAGAAAGGGGCTGTGAGGGAGGTTTCCCCAGTCCCTGCTCCACAGGGGGAGTCAAGGCAGGATGGAGACCACTCTGCCAAGCCTCCAGTCTCAGCAGTAAGTGACCTGCCAGAGGTGGTAAGTGACCTGCCAGAGGTGGTTGTGGCTGACCTGAACCCTCCAGCAGTCCCCCCTGTCCTGGCAGAGCCAGTTGCTTGTGTGCCTGAGGACCTGGACTACGGTGATTCTGTGGAGGCAGGCCACGTCTTTGAGGATTTTTCAAATGAAGCCATCTTCATCCAGCTCGATGACATGAGCTCACCTCCTTCCCCTGAGAGTACAGACTCCTCCCCTGAGAGAAACTTCCCACCAAATCCCATACTACCCCCAGTCAGCCTTCCACAAGACAGTACTTTACCTACCATCCAAAGGGAGGTGTTACCGATTCACAGTGAAGATATCTCAAAGTCTGCACCCCAGGCATTGGCTCTGTCAGACCAGTGCCTGCTTAGGCAGGACACTGTAGAAACCACCGCTACAACTCCTAGCACCCCAGCTGTGGTGCCCATGGGAAAAGGCAGTCCGTTGCTGagtgggagagaatgtgaagTAGTCAGGCCCAAGGATGCTGTGGCCCAGGCCCCGCTACTGCGATCCAGAACCCTGGTGAAAAGAGTCACCTGGAACCTGCAGGAAGCAGAGCACAGCACCCCAGCCCTGGACAGAGATCCAA GGACACCACTTCAGAGGCCCCAGAGGCCCCAGGAAGGAGGCTGGGATGCAGAGGACAGGGCCCTCATAGGATTTCAGCAGGCACCATTCTCCGAGCTGCCCCCTCCCATCCACGTGCTCCAGGAGTCTGGGTTACCTGATGCAGATCCCTCTCAG CCCCCTGGTGCTCCCAGAGCAGAAGGGCTTCCAGCTGTTGGGACTCTACACTCAGCAGGGGGTATTCTTGCCCAGGTTTATAGCCCTAACatgccaccacccctggctcaGCCTTCAAGCATCCTGCCCTATGCACTGGTCAGCCAGCCCTCAGTCCAGTTGATCCTACAGGGGACCCTTCCCCTAGCAGGCTGCGGTACAGTACAGAGCCTGGCCCCAGTGCCCTCTATGCCAGCTACAGCCTCAGAGGTAGCTGTTCCAACCACCAACAACTCAGAAGAAAGGATTGATACTCCCAAAACAGCTGCTGAGAAGACCAAAAAGGAGGAG TACATGAAGAAGCTGCACATGCAAGAACGGGCTGTGGAGGAGGTGAAGCTGGCCATTAAACCCTTCTACCAGAAGAGAGAAGTGACCAAGGAGGAATACAAGGACATACTGCGCAAAGCCGTGCAGAAG ATCTGCCACAGCAAGAGTGGCGAAATCAACCCTGTAAAGGTGGCCAACCTGGTGAAGGCCTATGTGGACAAATACAGGCATATGCGCAGGCACAAGAAGACTGAAGCTGGAGAGGAGCCACCCACACAGGGTGCTGAGACCTGA